One segment of Manihot esculenta cultivar AM560-2 chromosome 4, M.esculenta_v8, whole genome shotgun sequence DNA contains the following:
- the LOC110613317 gene encoding protein TIC 100, producing MANDDSPTQLTDSQKNFMPQPEQVQEKEQGGPDAEKRSLLSPDSDSDSDSDSDSDYDYDYVPGQDANVSYTRPGEEPPPSTNTPEINIALFSEALDSVKQKQEEADRKYISREELFNFPKDNEDWREEDLKELWADAPLEMTKPGWDPVWADEEDWGIMMKEKKEGRDPPIAPFYLPYRPPYPVIPDNNFDVRTPKDVVEELDRIEEFLTWVSYIFPDGSSYEGTVWDDLAHGKGVYIAEQGLVKYEGEWLRNNMEGHGVCEVDIPDIEPLPGSKLEAKMRAEGHIISRDFMSPEDRKWLEMDIEDSILLTRGQYEIPFYENDEWIRQFGEKPEKGRYRYAGEWKHGRMHGCGVYVVNERMLYGRFYFGEYVEEATDCDENISALHAGIAEVAAAKARMFVNKPDGMVREDRGPYSDPQHPYFYEEEDVWMAPGFINQFYEVPDYWKRYVQDVDQEREMWLNSFYKAPLRLPMPAELEHWWSNDEEPEFVILSKEPEPDPEDPSKLIYTEDPVILHTKTGRIINYIEDEEHGVRLFWQPPLKDGEDVDPKKVEFLPLGFDDFYGEETVQETMWQRLLKAVENAVKPTLDKLEKWTKEKKKESEVKIKLLEEELALAEAELSLEEAIEDMDEELKMQEKEEEEEKAEIDLQEKEDGSVSPDQDQKPVAAEEEEAEEEEDDEDDDVTPSSFGSVGQVESSTKNDQQGKRPGETPFSSCSLSFASSSLLSAVPSGIQQSFLAWRNRLPEKPTSPLHAEGLNVLPGGVNSVSFPIIIGQKGRLKAKNHGNQTFRSRKSIGKMSQLHSLSRILSLTSASPNPEKGLKASRNQSHTWLHAAPERDSDSILSLHIQVYS from the exons ATGGCTAACGATGACTCGCCAACCCAACTCACTGATTCACAAAAAAACTTCATGCCTCAGCCAGAACAAGTGCAAGAGAAAGAACAAGGAGGCCCAGATGCTGAAAAGCGCTCCTTGTTATCCCCAGATTCCGATTCTGATTCAGATTCAGATTCAGATTCAGACTATGACTATGATTATGTGCCTGGCCAAGACGCCAATGTCTCCTACACCCGCCCTGGTGAGGAGCCGCCACCGTCGACTAACACACCGGAAATCAATATTGCTCTGTTTTCGGAAGCACTGGACAGCGTGAAACAGAAGCAAGAGGAAGCGGACCGCAAGTATATTAGTCGCGaggaattatttaattttcctaAGGACAATGAGGACTGGAGAGAGGAGGATTTGAAAGAGCTGTGGGCGGATGCTCCATTGGAAATGACGAAGCCCGGGTGGGATCCAGTGTGGGCGGACGAGGAGGACTGGGGAAttatgatgaaggagaagaaggaaggGAGAGACCCACCCATTGCTCCGTTCTATCTTCCTTATCGGCCGCCATATCCAGTTATCCCTGATAACAATTTCGATGTCAGAACTCCCAAGGATGTTGTTGAGGAATTGGATAGAATTGAGGAGTTTCTTACTTGGGTTAGCTACATTTTCCCTGATGGGAGCTC GTATGAAGGCACTGTTTGGGATGACCTGGCTCATGGCAAGGGTGTCTACATTGCAGAACAAGGACTTGTAAA GTATGAAGGTGAATGGCTTCGGAATAACATGGAAGGCCATGGAGTTTGTGAAGTGGATATACCTGACATTGAACCTTTGCCTGGTTCCAA GCTTGAAGCAAAGATGCGTGCTGAAGGGCATATAATATCTAGAGATTTTATGTCCCCGGAAGACAGAAAATGGCTGGAGATGGATATTGAGGATAGCATTCTTCTGACTCGGGGGCAGTATGAAATACCTTTTTATGAGAATGATGAGTGGATCAGACAATTTGGGGAAAAACC GGAAAAAGGTCGGTACCGATATGCTGGTGAGTGGAAGCATGGAAGGATGCATGGATGTGGAGTCTATGTTGTGAATGAGCGTATGCTATAT GGTAGATTCTACTTTGGAGAATATGTGGAGGAGGCAACAGACTGTGATGAGAACATTTCAGCG TTGCATGCAGGAATAGCAGAAGTAGCTGCTGCTAAGGCTCGGATGTTTGTTAACAAACCAGATGGAA TGGTCAGGGAAGACAGGGGTCCGTATAGTGATCCTCAACATCCCTATTTCTACGAGGAAGAAGATGTGTGGATGGCACCAGGTTTCATCAACCAGTTCTATGAA GTCCCCGATTACTGGAAAAGATATGTGCAAGACGTGGATCAGGAAAGAGAAATGTGGTTAAATTCCTTCTATAAAGCTCCACTGAGATTACCTATGCCTGCTGAGCTTGAGCACTGGTGGTCAAAtg ATGAGGAACCTGAATTTGTTATTCTTAGCAAGGAACCAGAACCTGATCCTGAAGACCCATCAAAGCTCATATACACTGAAGATCCTGTAATCTTACACACAAAAACTGGACGAATAATCAATTACATTGAGGATGAAGAACATGGGGTTCGTTTGTTTTGGCAACCTCCTCTAAAAGATGGAGAAGATGTGGATCCTAAAAAGGTGGAGTTCCTACCTctaggttttgatgatttttacgGAGAGGAGACAGTGCAAGAAACTATGTGGCAGCGTCTTCTAAAAGCAGTGGAAAATGCAGTAAAGCCAACGCTTGATAAACTAGAGAAATGGactaaagagaagaagaaagaaagtgaGGTCAAAATTAAGCTGCTTGAAGAAGAACTTGCACTGGCAGAGGCTGAATTGTCTCTGGAAGAAGCCATTGAGGACATGGATGAGGAGTTGAAGATGCAAGagaaagaggaggaggaggagaaggcaGAAATAGATTTGCAGGAGAAAGAGGATGGTTCTGTGTCACCTGATCAAGATCAGAAACCTGTAGCTGCAGAGGAAGAAGAAGccgaggaggaggaagatgatgaGGATGATGATGTTACACCATCAAGTTTTGGGTCTGTAGGCCAAGTTGAGAGCTCAACAAAGAATGATCAGCAGGGAAAAAGACCCGGTGAAACTCCTTTCTCTTCATGTTCATTGTCATTTGCTTCTTCTAGCCTTCTTTCAGCT GTTCCGTCTGGGATACAACAATCCTTTTTGGCTTGGAGGAACAGATTGCCAGAAAAGCCAACTTCTCCCTTGCATGCAGAGGGCCTTAATGTCCTCCCAGGAGGCGTTAATTCAGTCAGTTTTCCCATAATCATTGGCCAAAAGGGACGCTTGAAAGCTAAAAACCATGGGAATCAAACGTTTCGATCAAGAAAATCCATCGGAAAGATGTCTCAGTTACATTCGTTGTCCCGAATTCTTTCACTTACTTCAGCTTCTCCAAACCCTGAAAAGGGACTAAAGGCTTCCAGAAACCAGAGCCATACTTGGCTGCATGCAGCACCAGAGAGAGATTCAGACAGCATATTGTCATTGCACATCCAAGTATATTCTTAA